From a single Rutidosis leptorrhynchoides isolate AG116_Rl617_1_P2 chromosome 5, CSIRO_AGI_Rlap_v1, whole genome shotgun sequence genomic region:
- the LOC139849804 gene encoding uncharacterized protein, producing the protein MHWTPEEEEILAECWLDVTENPKIGTPQSADSFWNTVVDNYNQLADRKRNNDQITGKWAKMSRDIKAFIAAHEEYWRRQAIPFTHYKARQVLRNCPKFCAPEGELPQIDLQRELPQIMFLFNCSLRLLPW; encoded by the exons ATGCATTGGACTCCTGAAGAAGAAGAAATTTTGGCCGAATGTTGGCTCGATGTGACGGAAAATCCGAAAATAGGAACCCCACAATCGGCCGATTCGTTTTGGAATACGGTTGTAGACAACTATAATCAACTCGCTGATCGCAAAAGAAACAACGATCAAATAACCGGGAAATGGGCGAAAATGTCAAGAGATATCAAAGCTTTTATTG CGGCGCATGAAGAATATTGGAGGCGTCAAGCTATTCCTTTTACGCATTACAAAGCAAGGCAAGTACTTCGTAATTGTCCGAAGTTTTGTGCCCCAGAAGGCGAGCTTCCTCAAATTGATCTGCAACGCGAGCTTCCTCAAATAATGTTCCTTTTCAATTGCTCTTTACGACTATTGCCTTGGTAA